The Plectropomus leopardus isolate mb chromosome 7, YSFRI_Pleo_2.0, whole genome shotgun sequence genome window below encodes:
- the cacng7b gene encoding voltage-dependent calcium channel gamma-7 subunit, which produces MSSCSSRALTILSTVFGACGLLLVGVAVSTDYWLIMVEGIILQQNQSMEVKMALHSGLWRVCFVAGAENGRCVASEYFTEPEIEITTENTANILKMVRTATPFPMVSLLFVFTAFVISNIGHIRPQRTILAFVSGIFFILSGLSLVVGLVLYISSINDEVMNRPREPEQFFNYHYGWSFAFAASSFLLKEGAGVMSVYLFMKRYAEEEMYRPHPALYRPRLSESSDYSGQFLHPESSWPQPKRGRSTSEASSDISIQLNQAPPAPPKSSLQGQGSPPSGSSSAGSYQMPPQSAGYPSTHTLTRSHSSHPQGQALPMAMPPSPVPPPHYHTHMHMSASPC; this is translated from the exons ATGAGTTCGTGCAGCAGCCGTGCGTTGACCATCCTGTCCACAGTGTTCGGGGCCTGCGGGCTGCTGCTGGTGGGTGTGGCCGTGTCCACAGACTACTGGCTGATTATGGTGGAGGGCATCATCCTGCAGCAGAACCAGAGCATGGAGGTGAAGATGGCGCTGCATTCAGGCCTCTGGAGAGTTTGCTTCGTGGCTG GAGCAGAAAACGGGAGATGTGTTGCATCGGAGTACTTCACTGAACCCGAGATCGAGATCACCACTGAGAACACGGCAAATATCCTCA AGATGGTGCGGACAGCCACCCCCTTCCCCATGGTTTCGCTGCTCTTCGTCTTCACCGCCTTCGTCATCAGTAACATCGGACACATCCGGCCTCAGCGCACCATCCTGGCCTTTGTGTCCGGcatcttcttcatcctctcag GCCTCAGTCTGGTGGTGGGCCTGGTGCTCTACATCTCCAGTATTAATGACGAGGTGATGAACCGACCCAGGGAGCCCGAGCAGTTCTTCAACTACCACTACGGCTGGTCGTTCGCCTTCGCTGCCTCTTCCTTCTTACTCAAAGAG gGGGCCGGGGTGATGTCAGTCTATCTGTTTATGAAGCGCTACGCTGAGGAGGAGATGTACCGCCCCCATCCTGCGCTGTACCGCCCCCGCCTGTCCGAGAGCAGCGACTACAGCGGACAGTTCCTCCACCCAGAATCCTCCTGGCCCCAGCCGAAACGAGGCCGCAGCACCTCTGAAGCCTCCAGCGACATCTCCATCCAGCTCAACCAGGCACCGCCGGCGCCGCCCAAAAGCAGCCTCCAAGGGCAGGGGAGTCCACCCTCTGGGTCCTCCTCCGCAGGGAGCTATCAGATGCCCCCGCAGTCTGCTGGCTACCCCTCCACGCACACTCTCACCAGGTCGCACTCCTCACACCCTCAAGGCCAGGCTCTTCCCATGGCCATGCCTCCATCACCCGTGCCTCCTCCTCACTatcacacgcacatgcacatgaGTGCCTCCCCCTGTTAG